From the genome of Papaver somniferum cultivar HN1 chromosome 2, ASM357369v1, whole genome shotgun sequence, one region includes:
- the LOC113352791 gene encoding uncharacterized protein LOC113352791, translating to MMLAPAKEGNSRLLPRTVDAVEDKLGRGKGEPAVSIPTKLVVVSSGDQEWIYQQRYEESKRRNHEPRSYNTGYQPRSNQGPRYGERSPNGPIFEDVKLPRLNTTVEKVWEAIVLTEEIPPPPNFGREPPPGSRSHEFCKYYRFHGHQIGNCRNIRRIILRLIDQGKLAHFLESYVPPPPPRENQPIYRIEIDQGKQQLNCNSIIHAPRSLQDFHDNVLKRVHKRDFEGNEIFSVMTKEPLEEWQKREITFSAKDAPDGEISHTNPLVVTLGFGKYSIWEEEQAGERRTWEIDRILVDTESSVDILFYHTFRTMGYKDSDLVPSTYNTYGFNGVASKPKGELTVKILAGELETKVTVCVVDVDYPYNSLIGRTWIHGIKGVASTYHQAIRFQMPRGIGEIRGDLSDAKECITKDVHNYEEKLRKKMEQRKKVSE from the coding sequence ATGATGTTGGCCCCAGCGAAAGAAGGAAATTCTAGGCTATTACCAAGGACGGTGGACGCAGTAGAGGATAAACTTGGGCGAGGAAAGGGAGAGCCAGCAGTTTCCATCCCAACAAAGCTTGTGGTCGTCTCGAGTGGAGATCAGGAGTGGATttatcaacaaaggtatgaggaGTCAAAACGAAGAAATCATGAGCCACGAAGCTACAATACGGGATACCAACCTAGGAGTAATCAGGGACCCAGATACGGGGAAAGGAGTCCCAATGGACCAATCTTTGAAGATGTGAAACTCCCACGGCTTAACACAACTGTGGAAAAAGTGTGGGAGGCAATAGTGCTGACGGAGGAAATCCCGCCCCCACCAAATTTCGGAAGAGAGCCCCCACCAGGGTctcgaagtcatgaattttgtaagtattatcGCTTCCATGGACACCAAATAGGTAATTGCAGGAACATTCGGAGAATTATACTTCGCTTGATAGACCAAGGGAAACTCGCGCATTTCCTAGAGAGTTATGTGCCACCCCCGCCACCTCGAGAGAATCAGCCGATATACCGGATCGAGATAGACCAAGGAAAGCAACAATTAAACTGTAATTCGATAATTCACGCGCCGAGAAGTCTCCAAGACTTTCATGAcaatgtgcttaaaagagtacacAAGAGGGATTTCGAGGGAAACGAAATATTCAGCGTCATGACGAAAGAgccgctagaggaatggcagaagagGGAGATAACCTTCTCGGCGAAGGATGCACCTGATGGGGAAATTTCGCACACAAATCCTCTGGTCGTGACCTTGGGATTCGGAAAATATTCCATATGGGAGGAAGAGCAAGCTGGGGAAAGGAGAACTTGGGAAATAGACAGAATCTTAGTTGATACTGAGAGTTCAGTCGATATCCTCTTTTACCATACCTTTAGGACCATGGGATACAAGGACTCGGATCTTGTACCTTCTACATATAACACATATGGGTTCAATGGGGTAGCGTCTAAGCCGAAGGGGGAACTGACCGTGAAGATTCTCGCTGGCGAACTAGAGACGAAGGTCACAGTCTGTGTCGTAGATGTCGATTATCCCTATAATTCTCTCATAGGACGGACTTGGATACATGGAATAAAGGGAGTTGCGTCGACATATCACCAGGCGATCCGGTTCCAAATGCCAAGAGGAATCGGCGAGATAAGAGGAGATCTGAGTGACGCAAAAGAATGTATAACAAAAGACGTGCATAACTACGAGGAGAAGTTAAGAAAGAAGATGGAACAAAGGAAGAAAGTCAGCGAATAA